A stretch of the Nicotiana tabacum cultivar K326 chromosome 6, ASM71507v2, whole genome shotgun sequence genome encodes the following:
- the LOC142182173 gene encoding uncharacterized protein LOC142182173 yields MANTWYETVLLGRPTGAAPLTWDEFTKLFKNHFLPDSLMQQYARDFERLVQTLDMDVSTYNTKFCKLAIYAPHLVPTEEARVQRFVDGLVSHLYTAVAPQMKTLSYSDVVDLARKIENKGREERAASDLRKKAKTRGAFKDRVIGDHHLLDILGHHLRDFPQPPRNFNPVSIQSSAPTQTTRDTLGATGTGNIGRGAGDRATVNQGQGNAGRSQARVFAFTRQDAQASNAVVTGILSVCSFDALVLIDPVSTHSYVSSYFALRFNRQPELLNDPFLVATPIGESFLAEYAYRACQIRVEGRDTLADLIIVKFEIPNEPSFILRGSQVPEPCKIVSFMKAQRLLKKGCLGVLAIVNDTRKETVSIENVPVVREFSDAKSSLVKRIKATQYKDERLCKYRDEALAGKSKDMIVESDGVLRMSNRLSVADVDGLRHVILKEAHNAKYTIHPGSTKMYHDLKQFYWWEGQG; encoded by the exons ATGGCCAACACATGGTATGAAACTGTATTACTAGGAAGGCCAACAGGAGCAGCACCACTGACATGGGACGAGTTCACAAAGTTGTTCAAGAATCATTTTCTTCCAGACAGTCTGATGCAACAATATGCTAGAGACTTTGAGAGATTGGTTCAGACTCTAGATATGGATGTGTCAACATATAACACTAAGTTCTGTAAGCTGGCTATATATGCTCCTCACTTAGTGCCTACCGAAGAAGCTCGAGttcagaggtttgttgatggattgGTTAGCCATCTATACACTGCAGTAGCCCCACAGATGAAGACTTTATCCTACTCTGATGTAGTCGACCTTGCTAGAAAGATTGAAAACAAGGGACGTGAGGAGCGTGCAGCTAGTGATTTACGTAAGAAGGCCAAGACAAGAGGGGCTTTCAAAG ATAGGGTAATAGGGGACCATCATCTTCTGGACATC TTGGGACATCACTTGAGGGATTTCCCTCAACCTCCGAGAAATTTTAACCCGGTTTCTATTCAGTCATCTGCACCGACTCAGACTACTCGTGATACTTTAGGTGCTACAGGTACAGGAAATATAGGTCGAGGTGCTGGAGACCGTGCTACTGTGAATCAAGGACAAGGCAATGCTGGTAGAAGTCAGGCGagagtttttgcatttactagacaGGATGCTCAGGCCTCGAATGCAGTGGTTACAGGTATTCTTTCTGTATGTTCATTTGATGCACTTGTGTTGATTGATCCGGTATCTACCCACTCCTATGTGTCCTCGTACTTTGCTTTGAGATTTAATAGACAGCCCGAGCTATTGAATGATCCTTTTCTAGTTGCTACTCCTATTGGAGAGTCTTTCTTAGCTGAATACGCATATCGTGCTTGTCAGATTCGGGTTGAGGGTAGAGATACTCTAGCTGACcttatt ATAGTTAAGTTTGAGATACCAAATGAACCCAGTTTTATTCTAAGAGGGAGTCAGGTTCCAGAGCCTTGTAAAATtgtatcttttatgaaggctcaacgacTTCTAAAGAAAGGTTGCTTGGGTGTCTTAGCTATTGTAAATGATACAAGAAAGGAAACAGTTAGTATAGAGAATGTACCAGTAGTGAGagaattttctgat GCTAAGTCTTCATTAGTTAAGCGCATTAAGGCCACCCAATATAAGGATGAACGATTATGCAAATACAGAGATGAGGCATTAGCTGGTAAAAGCAAGGATATGATTGTTGAAAGTGATGGTGTTCTTCGAATGAGCAACAGGCTATCCGTAGCAGACGTAGATGGGTTGAGACATGTTATTCTTAAAGAAGCTCACAACGCTAAATACACTATACATCCTGGATCCACAAAAATGTACCATGACCTGAAGCAATTTTATTGGTGGGAAg gtcaaggctGA